In Methanocaldococcus lauensis, a single genomic region encodes these proteins:
- the radB gene encoding DNA repair and recombination protein RadB has translation MLKEILLGNAEKQTITQIYGPPGVGKTNICIINSINASKFGKVIYIDTEGGLSIERIKQISPNDYQKVLENMIIYDVFDFYEQDKIIQKEVPLIAKNASLIVVDNITSLYRLELGNEANKNIMLNKMLGNQVKTLLKIAKTYNLAVLITNQVRETVNGFEASGGSLLEYWSKCIVRLEKINSEERLAILEKHRHAGEEKVKFRIVEKGIEIIEQ, from the coding sequence ATATTGTTGGGAAATGCTGAAAAACAAACGATAACTCAAATTTATGGCCCTCCAGGAGTGGGTAAAACAAATATTTGCATTATAAATTCAATAAATGCCAGTAAATTTGGGAAAGTTATATATATAGACACTGAAGGTGGCTTGTCAATAGAAAGAATAAAGCAAATATCTCCAAATGATTACCAAAAAGTTTTAGAGAATATGATAATATATGATGTCTTTGATTTTTATGAGCAAGATAAAATTATACAGAAGGAAGTTCCTCTAATAGCTAAAAATGCAAGTTTAATTGTAGTTGATAACATAACTTCTTTGTATAGGTTGGAGTTAGGTAATGAGGCTAACAAAAATATTATGCTCAATAAAATGCTTGGTAATCAAGTAAAAACTTTATTAAAAATAGCTAAAACCTACAACTTAGCAGTTTTAATAACAAATCAAGTTAGAGAGACAGTCAATGGCTTTGAAGCTTCTGGAGGTTCTTTATTGGAATATTGGAGTAAATGCATAGTTAGATTAGAGAAAATTAATAGCGAAGAAAGATTGGCAATATTAGAAAAACATAGACATGCTGGAGAGGAAAAGGTTAAATTTAGAATTGTTGAAAAAGGAATAGAAATTATAGAGCAATAA